The genomic segment AAATCCTGTTCATCGTCAGTGCCCCCGCCCATGCCACAGTGCTGTGGTGGCAGGCTGGGGAGGACGGGCTTCAGGAACTTGAACTCGCTGTTGCCCGAGCCCGTGGTGAGGCTGATCTCATAGCAGTAGGCGTGGGGCAgggtccctgcagcagctgcatcagccaggctgctctgcaagtTGCCGGCACCATAAAGCACGTGCCCACCCTTCAGCTCCTTTCTCTTGCACAGCTTGCGAGCGACAAAGGCTGCCGTGGATGCAAGGAAGAGGAGTGAGACGAAGACCAATGAAATGATTAGATAGGTTGTCAGGGAGCCACTCTCGTCCTCTGTGGCCAGGCTGCTGTGTGGTAGGCGCATGTCAGAGAAGTCCTTGAGCAGGAGTGCGCTCAGCGCCGCAGTGGCCGACAGAGGTGGCTGCCCGTTGTCGCGCACGAGCACAACGAGCTTCTGCTTCACGGCGTCCCTCTCTGTCACCGGCCTCCTCAGCCGCACCTCCCCGCTTTGGGCGCCCACTGCAAAGAGCCCGGGGTCGGAGGCCCTCAGCAGGTGGTACGAGAGCCACGAGTTCTGCCCTGAGTCGGCATCAACGGCCACCACTTTGGTGATGAGGTACCCCGCCTCGGCCGACATGGGCACCAGCTCACTGGATGGcgggctgctgccctgggctgggtgcAGCACCAGCGGCGCGTTGTCATTCTCATCCACCACAACAAGGCGGACGGTGACGTTGGCACTGAGAGGAGGAGACCCCGCATCGGAGGCGCTCACCAAGACCTTGATCTGCCTCACCTGCTCATAGTCCAGAGGCTGCAGCACAAACACGTGCCCGTTCTCAGAGTTCACAGAgatgcaggagcagggagcctgctctgcagggtgGGCTGGTGCCAGGGAGTAGGTCACCTTGGCATTGGGCCCCACGTCGGCATCGGCGGCACTGACGGCTCCAACGAGCACTGTGGGGACATTGTTCTCACGCACAAACATGGTGTACGATGTCTGGTTGAAGACAGGGGCGTTGTCGTTGACGTCGGAGATGTCCACCGTGAAGGTCTGGGTGGTCGTGAGAGGAGGTGACCCCGCATCTGCTGCTGTGACGGTGAGGATGTACCGAGCCGTCTCCTCCCGGTCCAGCGTGCTCACAGTCACCAGCTCGTAGTAATTCTTATAGGCTGGCCGCAAGGAGAACGACAGCTGGTCTTCAAGGGCACACGTGATCTTCCCATTGGCACCAGCGTCCCGGTCCCTGACAGCAAAGAGGGCGACCACTGTCCCGGGTAATGCATCCTcagggagggggctgctgaAGGAACTGACCACCAGCTCCGGTGCGTTGTCGTTCACATCCACCACCTCCACCAACACCTTGCAGATTGCCGAGAGGCCCCCGCCGTCTGTGGCCCGCACGCTGAGCTCGTGATTCTCTGCTGCCTCAAAGTCCAGAGCCTTTCTCAGTTTAATTTCACCACTTGTGGGGTCAATTGTGAACGCTGAGTCGCTCTGGCCCACCGCTTGGCTGAACTGATAGGAGATGTCCCCGTTAACTCCCTCGTCCTGATCGGTTGCCACCACGCTGAGAACCACAGAGCCCtctggggcattttccaaaacCTGCCCCACATACCGCTCCTCTGTGAAGACGGGAGCGTTGTCATTTACATCTAGAACGATAATGTGGATTTGGGTGGTCCCAGTCCTGGGCGGAGAGCCGCCGTCTATGGCGATGACACTGAAATACACCTCCGCCTGCTCCTCTCTGTCTAGGGGCTTTTCCAAGACCAACTCAACATATTTGTCACCCTTAACTCGAATCCCAAAAGAGACACTAAAGTATTCGTTCTCGGGAGCGATACTGTAAGCCTGGACGCTGTTGCTGCCAACATCGAGGTCCCAAGCTCCCTCCAGCGGGAAACGCGAGCCCGGGTCGCTCCTTTCCAGGATCTTAAAAGTGACTCGCTCCTCCGGGAAAACGGGCGAATGGTCATTGATGTCCTCCACCGCCACCTCGACCCGAAAGAACTGCAGGGGGTTTGCGAGCAGGAGCTCGAAGGGGAGCGTGCAGGTACGGGACTGTCCGCACAGCTCCTCCCGGTCCAGCCTGTCCGCCACTACGAGGCGGCCGGTGCCGCGGTCTAAGCGAAAGTGCTGCCGGCCGTCCTCCGAGGCCAGGCGGGCGCGGCGATCCGCGAGCTGCGCCGGGGTCAGCCCCGCGTCCGCCGCCACGTTGGCTACCACGGAGCCGCTCTCCGCCTCCTCGGCTACGGAGTAGCGGATGGGCTGCGAGCGAGCGTGcggcagggagaggaaagcagagagacaAAGCACTTGCCTTGCGGTCGCCATGTCGGGGCGGCGGACAGCCTCCGTCTCGCGGATCGGCCGCGCAGTCCTCCGCGGAAAGCGGCGCCCGGCAgcagcgcggcggggcggcgggcgggcgggcgcccTCCCTCTCGCCGAGTCCGGCTGGCGTCCCGCACAGCTCCgagctccgctccgctccgctcggctgggctgggctcggctgggcagggccgggctgggctgggctcgggCACCTCCCCGCCCGCAGCCGCTCGGCGCCGCCTTGGCCGGGAGCACCACCCTGCGGCCCGCGGAGGGACtgcgcccgcccgccgcccgctgCCCGCGCGGCCGGCTCGCCCCGGCACACGGACCCGCGCGCACACGCGCGGCTGCCGGCCGCTCGCCCGCGTGGGGGGCCCGCGGCAGGACGCGCGCACACCGCGCCGGGGAGGGAAGCGCAGGGAAGGGGCGCCGAGAGCCCTGCGGGGCCGCCGCTTGAGTCCGAGAGCCCGGGCAGCGCCGGCAGCTGCCCCGCATCTTCcaccgctccccgccgcccgcagcCCGCGGGCAGGCGTGCGCGCTTGGCTCCCGGGAGGCCGGTCCGTGCCCTTCGAGAAGCACGGCGGCGAGGCAAGCACAAGGCGTTTGCCACGGCAGCGTGGGGCGGAGGCTCAGCCCGGAGGGACTGCGCCGCCTTCCCCGGCCTGAGCAGACG from the Phalacrocorax aristotelis chromosome 8, bGulAri2.1, whole genome shotgun sequence genome contains:
- the LOC142061366 gene encoding protocadherin beta-15-like, which gives rise to MATARQVLCLSAFLSLPHARSQPIRYSVAEEAESGSVVANVAADAGLTPAQLADRRARLASEDGRQHFRLDRGTGRLVVADRLDREELCGQSRTCTLPFELLLANPLQFFRVEVAVEDINDHSPVFPEERVTFKILERSDPGSRFPLEGAWDLDVGSNSVQAYSIAPENEYFSVSFGIRVKGDKYVELVLEKPLDREEQAEVYFSVIAIDGGSPPRTGTTQIHIIVLDVNDNAPVFTEERYVGQVLENAPEGSVVLSVVATDQDEGVNGDISYQFSQAVGQSDSAFTIDPTSGEIKLRKALDFEAAENHELSVRATDGGGLSAICKVLVEVVDVNDNAPELVVSSFSSPLPEDALPGTVVALFAVRDRDAGANGKITCALEDQLSFSLRPAYKNYYELVTVSTLDREETARYILTVTAADAGSPPLTTTQTFTVDISDVNDNAPVFNQTSYTMFVRENNVPTVLVGAVSAADADVGPNAKVTYSLAPAHPAEQAPCSCISVNSENGHVFVLQPLDYEQVRQIKVLVSASDAGSPPLSANVTVRLVVVDENDNAPLVLHPAQGSSPPSSELVPMSAEAGYLITKVVAVDADSGQNSWLSYHLLRASDPGLFAVGAQSGEVRLRRPVTERDAVKQKLVVLVRDNGQPPLSATAALSALLLKDFSDMRLPHSSLATEDESGSLTTYLIISLVFVSLLFLASTAAFVARKLCKRKELKGGHVLYGAGNLQSSLADAAAAGTLPHAYCYEISLTTGSGNSEFKFLKPVLPSLPPQHCGMGGGTDDEQDFPRGPLAVDMAPDNPGTLSAEQFNSLSFN